Within the Streptomyces sp. R41 genome, the region GAGAAGCACCACCCGACGCTCGACGCGTTCACCAAACGGACCGGCATCAAGGTCAATTACACCGAGGACATCAACGACAACAACGAGTTCTTCGGCAAGATCAAGCCGCAGCTCGCCGCGGGCCAGGACACCGGCCGCGACATCGTCGTCCTCACCGACTGGCTTGCGGGCCGGCTGATCCGCCTGGGATGGGCTCAGAAACTGGACCCGTCCAACCTGCCGCACGCGTACACCAATCTCTCCGCCCAGTTCCGCAACCCCGACTGGGACCCGGGCCGCGCCTACTCGTACCCGTGGCAGGGCATCTCGACCGTCATCGCGTACAACAAGAAGGCGCTCGACGGCATCGAGGTCAAGTCGGTCTCCGACCTGCTCGACAACCCCAAGCTCAAGGGTCGCGTCGGCTTCCTCTCGGAGATGCGCGACAGCATCGGCATGACGCTGCTCGACATGGGCAAGGACCCGGCGAACTTCACCGACGACGACTTCGACGCGGTGATCGCCCGTCTCCAGAAGGCCGTCGACAAGGGCCAGATCCGGCGCTTCACCGGCAACGACTACACGTCCGACCTCACCAAGGGCGACTTCGCGGCCTGCATCGCGTGGGCGGGTGACGTGGTCCAGCTCAAGGCGGAC harbors:
- a CDS encoding spermidine/putrescine ABC transporter substrate-binding protein encodes the protein MEQYEPERLTPAQVAAMRRSFRNGRASLTRRSLLRASAGGALAVGGLGALSACGIPAAGKTQGGVSAEDHSAKEKTINFSNWTEYMDVDDSEKHHPTLDAFTKRTGIKVNYTEDINDNNEFFGKIKPQLAAGQDTGRDIVVLTDWLAGRLIRLGWAQKLDPSNLPHAYTNLSAQFRNPDWDPGRAYSYPWQGISTVIAYNKKALDGIEVKSVSDLLDNPKLKGRVGFLSEMRDSIGMTLLDMGKDPANFTDDDFDAVIARLQKAVDKGQIRRFTGNDYTSDLTKGDFAACIAWAGDVVQLKADSPDLDFIIPDSGYITSTDNMLIPNKARHKTNAERLMDYYYEPEPAAELAAYINYVCPVDGVKPYLAKIDKEAADNPLIIPDKAMAAKSHAFRLLSGKEETAYEEKFAKLTGA